In Campylobacter suis, the following proteins share a genomic window:
- the atpC gene encoding ATP synthase F1 subunit epsilon yields the protein MDKLHLEIVTPHGQIFSDEVASVVLPGSDGEFGVLPNHASLISLLSSGIIDIEGKDKSRDVVAINWGYAKIDEGKVVVLADGAVYVAGNNESDLANKLNEARELIESMSSDTNAFASTIAKMENIVRAK from the coding sequence ATGGATAAATTACATTTGGAAATAGTAACTCCACATGGTCAGATATTTTCTGATGAAGTGGCTAGCGTAGTGCTTCCTGGTAGTGATGGTGAGTTTGGTGTTTTGCCAAACCACGCCTCACTCATCTCTCTTTTAAGCTCTGGTATTATAGACATTGAAGGCAAAGATAAGAGTCGAGATGTAGTAGCCATAAACTGGGGATATGCAAAAATAGATGAAGGCAAAGTAGTTGTTTTAGCTGACGGTGCTGTCTATGTTGCTGGAAATAACGAGAGTGACTTAGCAAATAAACTAAACGAAGCACGCGAACTTATTGAGAGTATGAGCAGTGATACAAATGCATTTGCAAGCACTATAGCAAAAATGGAAAATATAGTGAGAGCCAAATAA
- a CDS encoding 5'-methylthioadenosine/adenosylhomocysteine nucleosidase, producing the protein MIAILGAMQEEITPLLQMIGKYEITEFAGNKFYTAKVADKDVVIAYSKIGKVNSALTASILVQKFGATKLLFTGVAGSLNENLHIGDILYATSLVQHDLDITAFGHPHGYVPGIEIFSKTDKQLNKIAQDVANDKNIKLIGGVIATGDQFVCEKDKKEWIKTTFKADAVEMEGASVAQVCTQLNVPFFMLRAISDEASGGAEFDFDEFLHTSAKVSADFVLGMVEKL; encoded by the coding sequence ATGATAGCTATCTTGGGCGCAATGCAAGAGGAGATAACCCCCCTGCTTCAGATGATTGGAAAATACGAGATAACTGAGTTTGCGGGAAATAAATTTTATACTGCAAAAGTTGCCGATAAAGATGTTGTTATCGCATATTCAAAGATAGGCAAAGTAAACTCAGCCCTTACAGCTAGTATCTTGGTACAAAAATTTGGCGCTACGAAGCTACTTTTTACTGGAGTTGCTGGTTCTCTAAATGAAAATTTACATATCGGCGACATACTCTATGCAACAAGTCTAGTTCAGCATGATCTTGATATTACGGCTTTTGGACATCCTCACGGATATGTGCCTGGTATTGAAATTTTTAGCAAAACTGATAAGCAACTAAACAAGATCGCACAAGATGTGGCAAACGATAAAAACATAAAACTTATCGGGGGCGTTATAGCTACTGGGGATCAATTTGTCTGTGAAAAAGATAAAAAAGAGTGGATAAAAACTACATTTAAAGCCGATGCTGTGGAGATGGAAGGGGCGTCGGTTGCTCAAGTTTGCACACAGCTAAATGTGCCATTTTTTATGCTTCGTGCCATTAGTGATGAGGCTAGCGGTGGAGCGGAGTTTGACTTTGACGAATTTTTACACACATCAGCAAAAGTAAGTGCAGATTTTGTTTTAGGCATGGTTGAAAAACTATGA
- a CDS encoding tetratricopeptide repeat protein, translating into MKKTLKFVAVFIAATIPLFAEVSAFGAGNLNAENPYGLTENEKELLKNKRSVATIQDNLGSVSEQIQGLQSIIEGMNARMARLEQRMNEIELRVNGDDVNASASNLSLQSLKKEIDQTRAIQESNYQKITKTLNQLGTLIDKKSSAPAPSTKGAKPQADNSNTKSNGINLSKKDNKTIMNNAVNLFNSNKNDEAREHFEHLVSKKYQPAASNFYLGEIAYKQKSYSQAIKYYQKSIEQSDSGSHVPKLLYHTAISFDKVGDTASANKFYKALKVGYPESKEAQASPNRN; encoded by the coding sequence ATGAAAAAAACTCTAAAATTTGTGGCTGTTTTTATAGCAGCCACTATACCGCTTTTTGCTGAAGTATCTGCTTTTGGAGCTGGAAATTTAAATGCTGAAAACCCTTACGGACTTACAGAAAACGAAAAAGAGCTCTTAAAAAACAAAAGAAGCGTTGCGACCATACAAGACAACCTCGGCTCAGTTTCAGAGCAAATTCAAGGGTTACAAAGCATTATAGAGGGTATGAATGCCCGTATGGCTAGACTAGAGCAAAGAATGAATGAGATAGAGCTTAGGGTAAATGGCGATGATGTAAATGCTTCCGCATCTAATCTATCCCTTCAATCTCTAAAAAAAGAGATCGATCAAACTCGCGCTATCCAAGAAAGCAACTATCAAAAAATCACAAAGACTCTAAACCAGCTTGGCACTTTGATAGATAAGAAGTCAAGCGCTCCAGCCCCATCAACAAAAGGCGCAAAACCGCAGGCTGATAACTCAAATACAAAAAGTAATGGTATAAATTTATCAAAAAAAGACAACAAAACCATTATGAATAATGCTGTTAATCTTTTTAATTCCAATAAAAACGACGAGGCAAGAGAGCATTTTGAACACCTTGTGAGTAAAAAATACCAGCCTGCAGCATCAAATTTCTACCTTGGAGAGATTGCATATAAGCAAAAATCATACTCTCAAGCTATCAAATACTATCAAAAAAGTATCGAGCAAAGTGATAGTGGCTCACATGTGCCAAAACTCCTATATCATACAGCAATCAGTTTTGATAAAGTAGGCGATACAGCAAGTGCAAACAAATTCTACAAAGCCTTAAAAGTAGGCTACCCTGAAAGCAAAGAGGCACAAGCCTCACCAAATAGAAACTAA
- a CDS encoding MotA/TolQ/ExbB proton channel family protein, translating into MGGIDLFLNYLSRSSFITIVVLVWLSIYFIISFTILFSRMAGLSKWQKREQSALESLLMGSKILPTDASLRKCATGEVTRAKLNVCLSLAEKNATSGLAWLSIIASTSPFIGLFGTVISILETFSGLGNGSNASLGIIAPAISEALVATGAGIFVAIPAYTFNLLIKRRSYELMGTLERQADVLISMKE; encoded by the coding sequence GTGGGTGGTATCGATCTTTTTTTAAACTACCTATCAAGAAGTAGTTTTATAACAATAGTTGTTTTGGTATGGCTATCTATATATTTTATTATCAGCTTTACGATACTTTTTTCACGCATGGCAGGTCTTAGTAAGTGGCAAAAGCGTGAGCAGTCAGCATTAGAGTCTCTTTTAATGGGTTCAAAAATTTTACCAACTGACGCCTCTTTAAGAAAATGTGCCACAGGAGAAGTGACTCGTGCAAAGCTAAATGTATGCTTAAGTTTAGCTGAGAAAAATGCTACAAGCGGCCTTGCTTGGCTTAGCATTATAGCTTCTACTTCGCCTTTTATAGGACTATTTGGCACAGTTATATCCATACTAGAAACATTTTCAGGTCTTGGGAATGGTAGCAATGCATCGCTTGGTATCATCGCGCCAGCCATCTCGGAGGCACTTGTTGCAACGGGAGCTGGAATTTTTGTAGCAATACCAGCATATACATTTAACTTGCTTATAAAAAGGCGTTCTTATGAACTAATGGGAACACTAGAAAGACAAGCTGATGTTTTAATAAGCATGAAAGAATAG
- the fabD gene encoding ACP S-malonyltransferase: protein MKYAFIFPGQGSQSFGMGQDFYNNSKGAKELLDRASNELNIDFATLLFTENDKLSISEFTQPAIVLNSLMAYKAFCEQINLTPDFSLGHSLGEFSALAISGAFDFISALKIVNLRGKFMQQDCDGKGAGMMVVLGLGDEAVNEICANAQAQGKQAYGANFNCDGQVVVAGLSADLSELESKFKEAGAKRAMLLNMSVASHCPILENASQRLVKELEGHLAQNFTPVISNATAKPYTDRSSALELLKAQLTSPVLYKQSIVQNPAKLYIEFGANVLKGINKKITDTPTLSITDMASLEEAIKFIKDKA from the coding sequence ATGAAATATGCATTTATATTCCCAGGTCAAGGCTCACAGAGCTTTGGCATGGGGCAGGACTTTTATAATAACAGTAAAGGCGCAAAAGAGCTTTTAGATCGTGCCAGTAATGAGCTTAATATCGACTTTGCTACCCTGCTTTTTACTGAAAATGATAAACTATCTATAAGCGAATTTACACAGCCAGCCATTGTTTTAAACTCGCTCATGGCATATAAAGCATTTTGTGAGCAGATAAATTTGACTCCGGATTTTAGCCTTGGGCACTCACTTGGTGAGTTTAGTGCTCTAGCTATAAGTGGTGCATTTGATTTTATTTCGGCACTAAAAATAGTAAATCTGCGTGGTAAATTTATGCAACAAGACTGCGATGGCAAAGGCGCTGGTATGATGGTAGTTCTTGGTCTTGGTGATGAAGCCGTAAATGAAATTTGCGCTAATGCTCAAGCACAAGGAAAACAAGCTTATGGAGCAAATTTTAACTGCGATGGACAAGTAGTTGTGGCTGGCTTAAGCGCTGATTTGTCCGAGCTTGAAAGTAAATTTAAAGAAGCTGGTGCTAAAAGAGCCATGCTGTTAAATATGTCAGTCGCTAGCCACTGCCCTATTTTAGAAAATGCTAGCCAAAGACTAGTCAAAGAGCTTGAAGGACATTTAGCACAAAATTTTACGCCAGTTATATCAAATGCAACAGCCAAGCCATACACAGACAGATCAAGCGCTCTCGAGCTTTTAAAGGCTCAGCTAACAAGTCCAGTGCTTTATAAACAAAGCATAGTGCAAAACCCAGCTAAGCTTTATATAGAATTTGGGGCTAATGTCCTAAAAGGTATAAATAAAAAAATAACCGATACTCCAACGCTTAGCATTACAGATATGGCAAGCCTTGAAGAGGCAATAAAATTTATAAAGGATAAAGCATGA
- the tolB gene encoding Tol-Pal system protein TolB — MKKIILIFTFALSLFGADATISVINQGIALPKIVLQDATTAITDPAFKEKFFKIMMGDLKVSSDFEVVDEYITSTYDGDSYTNVMSDKNTELILRYALEGSQNSQLNLKVKLIDARKASTRYEKIYTMNGDKYPFLAHKSIVELTNELNLPPVGWMEKYIIFAKYTSARESVISVADYTLTYQKPIIKGGLNIFPKWGGADQKTFYYTSYINNKPTLFRYNLETGAKSKIIDSNGMLIASDVSKNGQKVLLTMAPKDQPDIYIYDTISKNLTQVTNYPGIDVNGNFVDNDTRVVFVSDRLGYPNIFATGINNSASVEQMVYHGRNNNSVSTFENYIVYSSREGSGDATNTFNIYLISTQTNFIRQLTASGKNNYPRFSSDGQSVVYIKEHSGQSNLGIIRLNENKSFQFPLKIGKIQSIDW; from the coding sequence ATGAAAAAGATCATTTTGATTTTTACCTTTGCTCTTAGCCTTTTTGGCGCAGATGCAACTATATCGGTTATAAATCAAGGCATTGCACTGCCAAAAATAGTGCTTCAAGACGCAACTACGGCCATTACCGACCCTGCTTTTAAAGAGAAATTTTTTAAGATTATGATGGGTGATTTAAAGGTCAGTTCCGATTTTGAGGTTGTTGATGAGTACATCACATCAACTTATGATGGCGACTCATACACAAATGTAATGAGCGATAAAAATACAGAGCTTATCTTAAGATACGCGCTTGAAGGCTCACAAAATTCACAGTTAAATCTCAAGGTAAAGCTGATTGATGCTAGAAAAGCCAGCACAAGATATGAAAAAATCTACACAATGAATGGCGATAAATATCCATTTTTGGCACATAAAAGCATTGTTGAACTAACAAATGAGCTAAATTTACCACCAGTAGGCTGGATGGAAAAATATATCATATTTGCAAAATACACCTCGGCTCGTGAAAGTGTTATCTCTGTTGCAGACTACACTCTAACATATCAAAAACCTATAATCAAGGGCGGGCTAAATATATTTCCAAAATGGGGTGGTGCAGACCAAAAAACATTTTACTACACATCTTATATCAATAACAAGCCAACGCTTTTTAGGTACAACCTAGAGACTGGCGCAAAAAGTAAGATTATAGATAGTAACGGAATGCTAATCGCTTCTGATGTTAGTAAAAACGGACAAAAAGTACTTTTGACTATGGCGCCAAAAGACCAACCAGATATATATATTTATGACACTATATCAAAAAATTTAACCCAAGTAACTAACTATCCAGGCATCGATGTGAATGGAAATTTCGTAGATAACGATACTCGCGTGGTTTTTGTGTCAGACAGACTTGGCTATCCAAATATCTTTGCAACAGGCATAAATAACTCAGCAAGTGTTGAGCAGATGGTATATCATGGCAGAAATAATAACTCCGTTAGTACTTTTGAAAACTACATAGTGTATTCAAGTCGTGAGGGAAGTGGCGATGCTACAAATACATTTAACATTTATCTTATCTCAACTCAGACAAACTTTATCCGCCAGCTAACTGCAAGTGGGAAAAATAACTATCCAAGATTTTCTAGTGATGGTCAAAGTGTTGTTTATATAAAAGAACATTCTGGACAGAGCAATTTAGGCATTATAAGACTTAATGAAAATAAAAGTTTTCAATTTCCATTAAAAATTGGCAAAATTCAATCCATAGACTGGTAA
- a CDS encoding OmpA family protein codes for MTKVVLSSIALAALVFSGCSSKAPEVDMSASSDSTMKSGDMMSDADRLNALINSLNSQVKSVYFAFDKFNIQPSEQGVISSNASLFNQADAQALSIKIEGNCDEWGTDEYNYALGLKRAKSAKDALVRNGVSADRIAVVSFGESNPVCSDKTKACDAQNRRADFKVLP; via the coding sequence ATGACAAAAGTTGTATTATCAAGTATTGCTCTTGCAGCATTGGTTTTTAGTGGTTGTAGCTCAAAAGCTCCAGAAGTAGATATGAGTGCAAGCAGCGACTCAACAATGAAATCTGGCGACATGATGAGTGATGCAGATAGATTAAATGCTCTTATTAATAGCCTTAACTCACAAGTTAAAAGTGTATATTTTGCGTTTGATAAATTTAATATTCAACCAAGTGAGCAAGGTGTTATCAGCTCAAATGCTTCACTATTTAACCAAGCTGACGCACAAGCTCTTTCTATCAAAATTGAAGGCAACTGCGATGAGTGGGGAACAGACGAGTATAACTACGCACTTGGTCTTAAGCGCGCTAAGAGTGCAAAAGACGCTCTTGTAAGAAATGGCGTTTCAGCTGACAGAATCGCTGTTGTAAGCTTTGGCGAAAGCAACCCGGTTTGTTCAGATAAGACTAAGGCTTGCGACGCTCAAAATAGACGCGCTGACTTTAAAGTTCTTCCATAA
- a CDS encoding TonB C-terminal domain-containing protein, with product MLQKTKFPTISSFFVALSIYLIIILILFFQLTAFVEPAKRYTDDKDAYIDVLVPEPLKEEQELKAPEQKQEIKKQEQKKEEEPKEEPKEKTTNKPVVPEEPLPTPTLPVKQPEPKQQEQKEEPKPEPVVTPSITETAKEIKKEEIPETKPNLKNLFSDIDTSKLKTEEKPREQKVQSRQKSEKPASKPSSDASDIVKSLKLDKTASAPKEQKTGTYDPLRGAISKQIERRWRAYKANSNNFAEVTVTIDGYGNFNYNITKLPYDEAFNKKVKECLEILKSEKFPFSPNGTTITLNLKLEDKLDTQ from the coding sequence ATGCTACAAAAGACAAAATTCCCAACGATAAGCTCGTTTTTTGTAGCTTTATCTATATATTTAATTATTATCCTTATACTTTTTTTTCAGCTAACAGCCTTTGTTGAGCCAGCAAAACGCTATACTGATGACAAAGATGCTTATATAGATGTATTAGTTCCTGAGCCCCTAAAAGAGGAGCAGGAGTTAAAAGCTCCGGAGCAAAAACAAGAGATCAAAAAACAAGAACAAAAAAAAGAGGAAGAGCCAAAAGAAGAGCCGAAGGAAAAAACCACAAATAAGCCAGTTGTACCAGAAGAACCTCTTCCTACTCCAACCCTTCCAGTAAAGCAGCCTGAGCCAAAACAGCAAGAACAAAAAGAAGAGCCAAAACCAGAACCAGTAGTAACACCAAGTATAACAGAGACTGCAAAAGAGATAAAAAAAGAGGAAATTCCTGAAACAAAACCAAATTTAAAAAATTTATTTAGCGATATCGACACAAGCAAATTAAAAACAGAAGAAAAACCAAGAGAACAAAAGGTTCAATCAAGACAAAAAAGCGAAAAACCAGCCTCAAAACCAAGTAGTGATGCAAGCGACATAGTAAAAAGCCTAAAACTTGATAAAACAGCATCAGCCCCAAAAGAGCAAAAAACTGGAACATATGATCCGCTTCGTGGGGCTATATCAAAGCAGATTGAAAGACGGTGGCGAGCATATAAGGCAAACTCAAATAACTTTGCCGAAGTTACAGTAACGATAGACGGATATGGAAATTTTAATTACAACATCACAAAACTCCCATACGATGAAGCATTTAATAAAAAAGTAAAAGAGTGCCTTGAAATTTTAAAGAGTGAGAAATTTCCATTTTCACCAAATGGCACGACAATTACTTTAAATTTAAAATTAGAAGATAAACTAGACACACAATAA
- a CDS encoding FKBP-type peptidyl-prolyl cis-trans isomerase: protein MSKEIVISMFYELRDANNGEILESNMQGGRQISFLTGRGHVIEKLEEEVLALKEGDRKEIRIPAAQACGEYDNSAVQSLPKEQFAGIELKEGMELFGQNEDGSSVRVIVKAVGAEEVMVDFNHPYAGKDLLFNVEILEMREPTEDEKATGIVGGGAHSCGCGSHGHEHGGGGCCGGHEHGGGGCCGGHGHGGGCGCSGGGHHDDDDDHGHGGGCCGGHHH from the coding sequence GTGAGTAAAGAGATAGTCATATCTATGTTTTATGAATTGCGAGATGCAAATAACGGTGAAATTTTAGAGTCAAATATGCAAGGCGGAAGACAAATTTCCTTCTTAACTGGTCGTGGTCATGTGATTGAAAAGCTAGAAGAAGAAGTTCTAGCGCTTAAAGAAGGCGACCGAAAAGAGATTCGTATACCAGCCGCACAAGCTTGCGGTGAGTATGACAATTCGGCAGTTCAAAGCCTACCAAAAGAGCAGTTTGCTGGTATTGAACTAAAAGAGGGCATGGAACTTTTTGGTCAAAATGAAGATGGCTCTAGCGTTCGTGTTATAGTTAAGGCTGTTGGCGCAGAAGAGGTTATGGTTGATTTTAACCATCCTTATGCGGGTAAAGATCTATTATTTAATGTAGAAATTTTAGAAATGAGAGAACCTACCGAGGATGAAAAAGCCACTGGCATAGTTGGTGGTGGTGCGCACTCTTGTGGTTGCGGAAGTCATGGGCATGAACATGGTGGTGGCGGATGTTGCGGTGGGCATGAACATGGTGGTGGCGGATGTTGCGGTGGGCATGGACATGGTGGTGGATGTGGCTGCAGTGGCGGAGGTCATCACGATGATGATGACGATCACGGACATGGCGGCGGATGTTGCGGTGGACATCATCACTGA
- a CDS encoding biopolymer transporter ExbD, which yields MKFQDDSPELNITPLVDIMLVLLAILMVTMPTITYQEDIALPEGSKTKTSAVEKKDLVVFVNEKRQVRIEQSLMSLEEFPDNIVLMGSKYDKSTPIYIKADKNLKYDDVMFVLKSLKNVGFTKVALQTNG from the coding sequence ATGAAATTTCAAGATGATAGCCCAGAGCTAAACATTACCCCTCTTGTTGATATTATGCTGGTTTTGCTGGCTATTTTGATGGTTACCATGCCAACTATAACATATCAAGAGGATATAGCTTTACCAGAAGGCTCAAAAACAAAAACATCAGCAGTCGAAAAAAAAGATCTTGTTGTTTTTGTAAATGAAAAGCGTCAAGTTCGTATAGAACAAAGTCTTATGAGCCTTGAAGAGTTCCCTGACAACATTGTTTTGATGGGTTCAAAATACGATAAATCTACGCCGATTTATATTAAAGCTGATAAAAATTTAAAATACGATGATGTTATGTTTGTTTTAAAAAGCTTAAAAAATGTAGGTTTTACAAAAGTTGCACTTCAAACAAACGGATAA